Proteins from a single region of Urocitellus parryii isolate mUroPar1 chromosome 4, mUroPar1.hap1, whole genome shotgun sequence:
- the LOC113177535 gene encoding olfactory receptor 56B1-like, with product MSTSFKGSNSSKFQVSEFILMGFPGIHSWQHWLSLPLALLYLSTICANILILTTIYQDPSLKQPMYLFLGILSVVDMGLATTIMPKILAIFWFDAKAISLPECFAQIYAIHCFVGMESGVFLCMAFDRYVAICHPLRYPLIVTNSFIIKATLFMVLRNGLFVIPVPVLAAQRHYCSRNEIEHCLCSNLGVTSLACDDRRPNSICQLVLAWLGMGSDLSLIVLSYALILRSVHRLNSAEAVSKALSTCSSHLILILFFYTVVVVISVTHLTETKATLIPVLLNVLHNTIPPSLNPIVYALRTKELREGFQKVFCLGLQKK from the coding sequence ATGTCTACATCTTTCAAGGGCTCCAATAGCTCCAAATTCCAGGTCTCCGAGTTCATTCTGATGGGATTCCCAGGCATTCACAGCTGGCAGCACTGGCTCTCCTTGCCTTTAGCACTGCTCTATCTCTCCACAATTTGTGCAAACATCCTCATTCTCACCACCATCTACCAGGACCCTTCTCTGAAGCAGCCTATGTACCTTTTCTTGGGCATCCTCTCTGTGGTGGACATGGGCCTTGCCACCACCATCATGCCAAAGATCCTGGCCATCTTCTGGTTTGATGCCAAGGCCATTAGCCTCCCAGAGTGCTTTGCTCAGATTTATGCCATTCACTGCTTTGTTGGAATGGAGTCTGGTGTCTTCCTGTGCATGGCTTTTGATAGATATGTAGCTATTTGTCATCCTCTTCGCTACCCACTGATTGTCACCAATTCCTTTATCATCAAAGCTACCCTGTTTATGGTGCTTAGAAATGGCTTGTTTGTCATTCCAGTGCCTGTACTTGCAGCCCAGCGTCATTATTGTTCCAGGAATGAAATTGAACATTGCCTGTGCTCTAATCTTGGAGTCACAAGCCTGGCTTGTGATGATAGGAGGCCCAATAGTATTTGTCAATTGGTTCTGGCATGGCTTGGAATGGGGAGTGATCTAAGTCTTATTGTACTGTCCTATGCCCTGATTCTGCGCTCCGTCCATAGGCTGAACTCTGCTGAAGCTGTCTCCAAGGCTCTGAGCACTTGCAGCTCCCATCTCATCCTCATCCTCTTCTTCTACACTGTTGTTGTAGTCATTTCAGTAACTCACCTGACAGAGACTAAGGCTACTTTGATTCCAGTTCTACTCAACGTGCTGCACAACaccatccctccttccctcaaTCCTATTGTTTATGCACTTAGGACCAAAGAACTTAGAGAAGGCTTCCAGAAGGTGTTTTGCTTAGGTttacaaaagaaataa
- the LOC144254485 gene encoding olfactory receptor 52H1-like: MSNSSCYNPSSFILLGIPGLEHFHLWIGIPFCVIYLVAIVGNCILLYLIAIERSLHEPMFFFLSMLASTDLILSTATVPKLLSNLWLGSQEITFSGCLTQMFFLHFSFVVDSAVLLAMAFDRYVAICLPLRYNTVLTPQVIIKLMVSIVVRSFSVILPDVFLLKRLPFCRTRIIPHTYCEHIGVARLSYADISVNIWYGFSVPLMTVISDVILIAVSYVFILRAVFQLSSLGARQKALSTCGSHVCVILMFYTPAFFSILAHRFGHSVPRNVLILFANFYVAIPPALNPVVYGVKTKQIQEKFILLFTWKRPQ; this comes from the coding sequence ATGTCTAACTCAAGCTGCTACAACCCAAGTTCCTTCATCCTTCTTGGAATACCTGGCCTGGAGCACTTCCACCTCTGGATTGGGATTCCCTTCTGTGTCATCTACCTTGTGGCCATTGTGGGCAACTGCATCCTGCTCTACCTCATTGCAATTGAGCGCAGCCTCCATGAGCCCATGTTCTTCTTCCTGTCCATGCTGGCCAGCACGGATCTCATCTTGTCCACTGCCACAGTGCCCAAACTGCTCAGTAACCTCTGGCTTGGCTCCCAAGAAATAACCTTCTCTGGTTGTCTCACACAGATGTTTTTCCTGCACTTCAGCTTTGTAGTGGACTCAGCTGTCCTATTGGCCATGGCATTtgatcgctatgtggccatctgcttGCCCTTGAGATACAACACTGTCTTGACCCCACAGGTGATCATCAAGCTTATGGTGAGCATTGTTGTGAGGAGCTTTTCCGTCATCCTGCCAGATGTGTTTCTTCTAAAACGCTTACCATTTTGCAGGACCCGCATCATCCCACATACATACTGTGAGCACATAGGTGTTGCTCGGCTTTCCTATGCTGACATCTCTGTCAACATTTGGTATGGATTTTCTGTACCTCTCATGACTGTCATCTCAGATGTCATCCTTATTGCTGTGTCCTATGTCTTCATCCTCCGTGCTGTCTTTCAACTCTCATCCCTGGGTGCCCGCCAAAAGGCCCTGAGCACCTGTGGCTCCCATGTCTGTGTTATCCTCATGTTTTACACACCTGCCTTCTTCTCTATCCTTGCTCATCGCTTTGGGCACAGTGTCCCTCGGAATGTCCTTATCCTATTTGCCAACTTCTATGTGGCCATCCCTCCTGCCCTAAATCCTGTTGTTTATGGCGTGAAGACCAAGCAGATCCAGGAGAAATTTATTCTTCTCTTCACTTGGAAGAGGCCACAGTGA